In one window of Poriferisphaera corsica DNA:
- a CDS encoding class I SAM-dependent methyltransferase has product MAKTNEVPAYCAHEGVYRQIEAKESKTWNEHIGQPAIEKAYVRFLDDLCEDGVIHEPKRLLELGCGTGQLLRYLCGRFGSLGHGIDVSKTAIKLAKAQTDVKGITFQTGDVTDLAAKHAGKYDLVVDGLCLHCLTDEEDRDAFIESVHEALTKEGIGIIYTMATPILRKEFQEQFGKLYGKRTYFVTADADKYSDAEVIDGQLQIPTRYFEHYKNIMKSLVDHGLLPMAFRVKLPTESKPLTHLAVAVKKVEL; this is encoded by the coding sequence ATGGCAAAAACGAATGAAGTGCCAGCATACTGTGCGCATGAGGGGGTGTATCGACAGATTGAGGCGAAGGAATCCAAGACGTGGAATGAGCATATTGGGCAGCCTGCGATCGAGAAGGCGTATGTTCGATTTCTGGATGATCTTTGTGAGGACGGAGTGATTCATGAGCCTAAGCGTCTATTAGAGCTTGGGTGCGGTACGGGGCAATTACTGCGATATTTATGCGGGCGGTTTGGAAGTTTGGGGCATGGGATTGATGTGAGCAAGACAGCGATTAAGCTGGCGAAAGCGCAGACGGACGTTAAGGGGATTACGTTTCAGACGGGGGACGTGACGGATTTAGCGGCGAAACATGCGGGGAAATATGATCTGGTGGTAGATGGGCTATGCTTGCACTGCTTGACGGATGAGGAGGATCGGGACGCTTTTATTGAGTCTGTTCATGAGGCACTTACTAAGGAGGGGATTGGGATTATTTATACGATGGCAACGCCGATATTGCGGAAAGAATTCCAAGAGCAGTTTGGGAAGCTGTATGGGAAACGGACTTATTTTGTGACGGCGGATGCGGACAAGTATTCGGATGCGGAAGTGATTGATGGACAACTACAGATTCCGACTCGTTATTTCGAGCATTACAAGAACATCATGAAGAGTTTGGTAGATCATGGTTTGCTGCCGATGGCGTTTCGTGTGAAATTGCCAACAGAGAGCAAACCGCTGACACATTTAGCGGTGGCGGTGAAGAAGGTTGAGTTGTAG
- a CDS encoding class I SAM-dependent methyltransferase: MCSNPEHHQQRDKPTHNRLYHDLAYLWPLLSPPDNYIAETSILQQVIEDKLSGQVKAADEAGEQLLITELGAGGGHALFHLRDHFKCTAVDISEDMLHHCKHLNPGVICVATDMRNVSLEEKQDVILIHDSIDYLTTEEDILLTFENARKNLKPHGLLIVAPTYTTETFESGESATDHQSSRELDVTYTTRVIDPDTDDDLFEMHLEYHITDLRTNFATVEHDIHLCGLFSIAAWASLLSRSGFDPELFEQTEETAWTLFAATLT; this comes from the coding sequence ATGTGCAGCAACCCAGAACATCACCAACAGCGCGATAAACCGACGCATAATCGGTTGTACCATGATTTGGCTTATTTGTGGCCGCTACTGTCGCCGCCGGATAATTACATTGCGGAAACGTCGATCTTACAGCAAGTTATTGAGGACAAGCTGAGTGGGCAAGTGAAGGCGGCAGATGAAGCTGGTGAACAATTGCTGATTACAGAGCTTGGGGCTGGGGGCGGGCATGCGCTGTTTCACTTGCGTGATCATTTCAAATGCACGGCTGTCGATATTTCTGAGGATATGCTGCATCACTGCAAGCATTTAAATCCGGGCGTGATTTGTGTTGCGACAGACATGCGGAATGTATCGCTTGAGGAAAAACAGGACGTGATTTTGATTCACGATTCGATAGACTACCTCACCACCGAAGAAGATATTCTGTTGACGTTTGAGAATGCACGCAAAAATTTGAAACCGCATGGGTTATTGATTGTTGCGCCGACGTATACGACTGAAACATTTGAATCAGGTGAGTCAGCAACGGATCACCAGTCTAGCCGTGAGTTAGACGTGACGTATACTACCCGTGTGATTGATCCTGATACTGATGACGATCTATTTGAGATGCATCTCGAATATCACATCACGGATTTACGCACAAACTTCGCCACGGTCGAGCACGACATCCATCTCTGTGGACTCTTCTCCATTGCAGCCTGGGCATCGCTGCTCAGTCGAAGCGGCTTCGACCCTGAGCTTTTTGAACAAACCGAGGAGACGGCTTGGACGCTGTTTGCGGCCACGCTCACCTAA
- a CDS encoding family 43 glycosylhydrolase, which produces MRKYFIAFVLSLSGVGIVQGKSTDTLAYWRFEDGKPLTNLNNEPNAQPATGQTVSDVTGNNNRLRTFNTDVRRYPPDTSPTFSQRVGAIKLQKNISNNQSMHFTGMQDLYTFGGPLEKTKLKAFTLEVAVRIQSIGVTNDEFQVIVGKDGQPVKKMGNAPLQLTIAGRTEEDTVKHAPAIQIFDREGNFHNAASQTPLPKDAWVWLAAVCDGETLKLFVDRGKGYRMEANVDGIKGGLIESKGGWTIGRGMFRLAPGQWVQQGWIDEVRITSRALNVREFVGYKRSKQERDLDESQAERMSSDIEIRELVKDIADPCMIKAGDTFYISGTGAPNGFDAYSSKDLKNWKKHTGIFKKTKDSWGTHWFWAPSIIPNGEKFDLFYTSKGPIPHSGGRESMRICRAVGDSPLGPFKEVSSAIKDPLINIGLATIDIEGFVDDDGRRYIYYVLDYLDVGKSRILVAELGDDGRVIGESSFCMEPDLPWEGGNWVEAPSVIKHDGWYIMFYSGNPFFSNKYAVGYAVSRSPRGPWVKPPGNRILGEEIGMPGPGHAGLLKHSDGLYYFPFHALIGENARRATFMVGLELKPTGNQYGYRPVFTDIPTP; this is translated from the coding sequence ATGCGGAAATACTTTATTGCTTTTGTGTTGTCATTGTCTGGGGTGGGTATCGTCCAAGGTAAGAGTACGGATACCTTGGCGTATTGGCGATTTGAGGATGGCAAGCCATTAACGAATCTCAATAATGAGCCAAACGCTCAACCAGCCACTGGCCAGACGGTGAGTGATGTCACGGGTAACAACAATAGGTTGCGTACATTTAACACGGATGTACGCCGCTACCCACCTGACACTTCGCCCACATTCTCACAGCGTGTCGGAGCGATCAAGCTCCAGAAAAATATCAGCAACAATCAGTCCATGCATTTCACTGGGATGCAGGATCTTTACACCTTCGGCGGGCCACTGGAAAAAACCAAACTCAAAGCGTTCACACTTGAAGTCGCAGTTCGCATTCAGAGCATCGGAGTGACCAATGACGAGTTCCAAGTCATTGTTGGCAAAGATGGGCAGCCGGTGAAAAAGATGGGAAATGCGCCGCTTCAGCTCACGATTGCGGGACGAACCGAAGAAGATACGGTCAAGCATGCTCCTGCGATACAGATCTTTGACCGTGAAGGTAATTTTCATAATGCAGCGAGCCAAACACCACTGCCCAAAGACGCGTGGGTCTGGTTGGCTGCGGTATGTGATGGCGAAACACTCAAGCTGTTTGTCGATCGCGGCAAGGGCTACCGTATGGAAGCCAATGTTGACGGTATTAAAGGCGGGCTGATCGAAAGCAAAGGCGGCTGGACGATTGGCCGAGGCATGTTTCGTTTGGCACCAGGTCAATGGGTACAGCAAGGATGGATTGATGAGGTTCGAATCACAAGCCGCGCACTGAACGTCCGCGAGTTTGTCGGCTACAAAAGATCCAAACAAGAGCGTGACCTAGACGAATCTCAAGCAGAGCGGATGTCCAGCGACATCGAAATCCGTGAACTCGTTAAAGACATCGCGGATCCGTGCATGATCAAGGCTGGCGATACGTTCTATATCTCAGGCACAGGCGCCCCGAATGGTTTTGATGCCTACTCATCTAAAGATCTCAAGAACTGGAAGAAGCACACAGGGATCTTTAAGAAAACCAAAGATTCATGGGGCACACATTGGTTCTGGGCACCCTCAATTATCCCCAATGGCGAAAAGTTTGATCTGTTCTACACAAGCAAAGGCCCGATTCCACACTCAGGCGGCCGCGAATCAATGCGGATTTGTCGCGCTGTAGGCGACAGCCCGTTGGGCCCTTTCAAAGAAGTTTCTTCTGCGATCAAAGACCCGCTGATCAATATCGGCCTGGCTACAATCGATATCGAAGGCTTCGTCGACGATGATGGGCGACGATACATCTATTACGTTTTGGATTATTTAGATGTTGGCAAGAGCCGCATCCTCGTTGCCGAGCTTGGCGATGATGGCCGCGTGATCGGTGAATCTAGTTTCTGTATGGAACCCGATCTGCCTTGGGAAGGCGGCAACTGGGTCGAAGCCCCCTCGGTCATCAAACATGACGGCTGGTACATCATGTTTTATTCAGGCAATCCGTTTTTCAGCAACAAATATGCTGTCGGGTATGCCGTTTCACGATCGCCGCGAGGCCCGTGGGTCAAACCGCCAGGCAATCGAATACTGGGCGAAGAGATCGGTATGCCCGGCCCCGGACATGCTGGCCTACTCAAGCATTCTGACGGATTGTATTACTTCCCCTTCCATGCCTTGATCGGCGAAAACGCGAGACGCGCCACCTTCATGGTCGGCTTAGAACTCAAACCGACAGGCAATCAGTATGGGTATCGCCCCGTGTTCACCGACATACCCACTCCATAA
- a CDS encoding 5-formyltetrahydrofolate cyclo-ligase translates to MSERDDILANAVSHTKDQVRAAVREVRKELSDSVRQAASSKINEAVLEQNAIQRAEVIFCYIGYGSEVDTLPLIEQLLTLGKKVCVPKLGNAKGIVKPDAPMKVVELESTDVLKPSDQGILEPRKGKQFLGSPDVTITPCIAATQFGARLGQGGGYYDKYFDKNPLTIRIALAFECQILADLPGNDHDCVVDLVITENALYQRDEVAIDEDNLWEET, encoded by the coding sequence ATGAGTGAAAGAGATGATATTTTGGCCAACGCCGTCAGCCACACCAAAGATCAGGTTCGTGCAGCCGTACGTGAGGTTCGTAAAGAATTAAGCGATTCCGTCCGCCAGGCCGCCAGCAGCAAGATCAACGAAGCTGTTCTTGAGCAAAACGCGATCCAGCGTGCCGAGGTCATTTTCTGCTACATCGGTTACGGCAGTGAGGTCGACACGCTCCCCCTCATCGAGCAACTCCTCACTCTCGGTAAGAAAGTCTGTGTCCCCAAACTCGGCAACGCAAAAGGGATCGTCAAACCAGACGCGCCCATGAAAGTCGTTGAACTCGAATCCACCGACGTTCTCAAACCCTCCGATCAAGGCATCCTCGAGCCCCGCAAAGGTAAGCAATTCCTCGGCAGCCCCGATGTCACCATCACGCCATGCATCGCCGCCACACAATTCGGCGCTCGCCTCGGACAGGGTGGCGGATACTACGATAAATACTTCGACAAAAATCCGCTTACCATCCGCATCGCATTGGCCTTTGAATGCCAAATCCTCGCCGACCTTCCCGGCAACGATCATGACTGCGTCGTTGATCTCGTCATCACCGAAAACGCGCTCTATCAACGCGATGAAGTCGCCATCGATGAAGACAACCTTTGGGAAGAAACATAA
- the arsS gene encoding arsenosugar biosynthesis radical SAM (seleno)protein ArsS (Some members of this family are selenoproteins.), producing MTHSIHLPLHEQPDQFASRLAADGQQLVRDQLTTLQLNLGKMCNLACHHCHVEAGPGRTEIMSRQTMDHILTWLDLYNDQLQISVADLTGGAPEMNPHFSYLVTELKNRGLHILDRCNLSILLQPGYEHLPAFLVDNHVEIVASMPCYLQENVDKQRGLGVFDESIQALHLLNALGYGMPQSSLRLDLVYNPVGYGLPPAQPGLEAAYKDQLAKNYNIHFNSLFTITNMPIKRFEHSLIRDGQYEAYMEKLKGAHNKDNVAAVMCRSLVSIGYEGAVYDCDFNQMIQMPLDGPPPVVPPQNAAKTEKLDAEHFTERNSKKIWQFTPDELLGRHIRTASHCFGCTAGAGSSCTGALN from the coding sequence ATGACCCATTCGATTCACCTTCCCCTTCATGAACAACCGGATCAATTTGCATCAAGACTCGCAGCCGATGGGCAGCAGCTTGTGCGTGATCAATTGACGACGTTGCAGCTTAACCTGGGCAAGATGTGTAACCTTGCGTGTCATCATTGCCATGTTGAGGCTGGGCCTGGCCGAACTGAAATTATGTCTCGTCAGACCATGGACCATATTTTGACGTGGCTAGATCTTTACAACGATCAATTGCAGATATCGGTTGCGGATCTGACTGGAGGCGCACCGGAGATGAACCCGCATTTTTCATATCTGGTTACTGAACTTAAAAACAGAGGGTTGCACATTCTTGATCGTTGTAACCTGTCGATCTTATTGCAGCCGGGGTATGAACATTTGCCTGCATTTTTGGTTGACAATCATGTGGAGATTGTTGCGTCCATGCCGTGTTATCTGCAAGAGAACGTGGATAAGCAACGCGGGCTTGGCGTGTTTGATGAATCTATTCAAGCGCTGCATCTTCTTAATGCACTTGGCTATGGTATGCCGCAGTCTAGTTTGCGGTTAGATTTGGTCTATAACCCGGTTGGTTATGGTTTGCCGCCTGCTCAGCCGGGGCTTGAAGCTGCTTATAAGGATCAGCTTGCGAAGAACTATAACATTCATTTTAACAGTTTGTTTACGATCACAAATATGCCGATTAAGCGGTTTGAGCATTCATTGATTCGAGATGGGCAATATGAAGCGTATATGGAGAAGCTGAAGGGCGCACATAATAAAGACAATGTTGCGGCGGTGATGTGCCGATCGTTAGTGTCGATTGGTTATGAGGGGGCGGTTTATGATTGCGATTTCAATCAGATGATCCAGATGCCGCTTGATGGCCCGCCGCCGGTTGTGCCGCCGCAGAATGCGGCGAAGACTGAGAAGCTGGATGCGGAGCATTTCACGGAGCGCAACAGTAAAAAGATTTGGCAATTCACACCAGATGAGTTGTTGGGCAGGCACATCCGAACAGCATCGCACTGTTTTGGGTGTACGGCTGGAGCAGGCTCTTCTTGTACGGGTGCGCTAAATTAA
- the efp gene encoding elongation factor P translates to MKANDIRPGMALIVDGQLWQIIKIDHVKPGKGPAFVQTKMKNLQTGSNIEKRFRTAEDVEGVNLDRRSMEYLYSESAGAVFMDLESYDQTTIPKDVLGDSLLYTKPNQEILGLVYNGNVLSIELPAAVDLEITDTPPGVKNATVTNVMKEATLETGLKTRVPDFVNTGEVVRVSTTTGEYMSRVTQK, encoded by the coding sequence ATGAAAGCAAACGACATCCGCCCCGGCATGGCACTGATCGTCGATGGCCAACTCTGGCAGATCATCAAAATCGATCATGTTAAACCTGGCAAAGGCCCAGCTTTTGTTCAGACCAAGATGAAGAACCTGCAGACGGGTTCAAATATTGAGAAACGTTTCCGTACTGCGGAAGACGTTGAGGGTGTAAACCTTGATCGCCGCTCGATGGAGTATTTATATTCCGAATCGGCGGGTGCGGTGTTTATGGATCTTGAGTCATACGATCAGACGACAATCCCGAAGGATGTGCTTGGCGATTCGTTGCTGTACACGAAGCCAAATCAGGAGATTTTGGGTCTTGTGTATAACGGCAATGTTCTGTCGATCGAGCTGCCTGCGGCGGTTGATCTTGAAATCACCGATACACCTCCGGGCGTGAAGAATGCGACCGTGACCAATGTGATGAAAGAAGCAACATTGGAGACGGGTTTGAAAACACGCGTGCCTGACTTTGTGAACACGGGTGAGGTGGTTCGTGTGTCCACGACAACAGGTGAATACATGTCACGGGTCACACAGAAGTAA
- the truD gene encoding tRNA pseudouridine(13) synthase TruD: protein MNESYKKSPLPEPCYLTADIEGTGGVIKQRPEDFLVEELPLYEAGGEGEHVYLFIEKREMTTLDVARRIARAFHVRKSDVGYAGLKDKYAITRQHFSVYLPKTGTEDEGLQNLLLHKNMTLLWHDRHLNKLRRGHHGGNRFVVRIRDIEISAIMRAKKALDVLLKQGVPNRFGMQRFGYRNNSHTLGYLLLTKQYEAFMDEMLGYGTELDTEQLRVARGHYRDGDLDAAIEAWPKALRFDRQLVDNLRQGKSAERAVLAVDSTQLNLLISAVQSAAFNDVVERRVGDGTFNRLMAGDLAFIHGNRAVFAVDEATAALENGEGGRISSFEISPSGPMWGANMTQAEGVVGELELEALNRQQLTPEQMVAHDRKISIDGARRPLRIEMKNLDMDGGCDEHGNYIRLAFDLPRGAFATNILDEIMKI, encoded by the coding sequence TCCGTTGCCTGAACCGTGTTATCTGACGGCTGATATTGAGGGGACAGGGGGCGTGATTAAGCAGCGGCCAGAGGATTTTTTGGTTGAGGAGTTGCCGCTGTATGAGGCAGGTGGCGAGGGGGAGCATGTGTATTTGTTTATTGAGAAGCGCGAGATGACGACGCTGGATGTGGCGAGGCGGATTGCGCGGGCGTTTCATGTGCGGAAGTCGGATGTGGGGTATGCGGGGTTGAAGGATAAGTATGCGATCACACGCCAACACTTTTCTGTGTATCTGCCTAAGACGGGGACGGAGGATGAGGGGTTACAAAATTTACTGCTGCATAAGAATATGACACTGCTTTGGCATGATCGGCATTTGAATAAACTGCGGAGAGGACATCATGGGGGGAACCGGTTTGTGGTGCGGATTAGAGATATTGAGATTTCGGCGATCATGCGGGCTAAGAAAGCGTTGGATGTGCTATTGAAGCAAGGCGTGCCGAACCGGTTTGGGATGCAGCGGTTTGGGTACCGGAACAATTCGCATACGCTGGGGTACCTGCTTTTGACGAAGCAGTATGAGGCGTTTATGGATGAGATGCTGGGGTATGGGACGGAGCTGGATACGGAGCAGTTGCGTGTGGCGAGAGGGCATTATCGGGACGGGGATTTGGATGCGGCGATTGAGGCGTGGCCGAAGGCGCTACGGTTCGATCGGCAATTGGTAGATAATCTGCGGCAAGGGAAGTCGGCGGAACGTGCGGTGTTGGCGGTGGATTCGACACAACTCAATTTGCTGATATCGGCGGTGCAGTCGGCGGCGTTTAATGATGTGGTGGAGCGACGTGTAGGTGATGGCACGTTTAATCGGTTGATGGCTGGTGATTTGGCGTTTATTCATGGGAACCGCGCGGTATTTGCGGTGGATGAAGCAACGGCGGCACTAGAAAATGGTGAAGGTGGCCGAATTAGCTCGTTTGAGATTTCGCCGTCCGGGCCAATGTGGGGGGCCAATATGACTCAGGCGGAAGGTGTGGTTGGGGAATTAGAACTCGAAGCGCTGAATAGACAGCAATTGACGCCGGAACAGATGGTGGCGCATGACCGGAAGATTTCAATTGATGGGGCGAGAAGGCCGCTGCGTATTGAGATGAAAAATCTGGATATGGATGGCGGTTGCGATGAGCATGGGAATTATATTCGTTTGGCTTTTGACTTGCCGCGTGGCGCGTTTGCGACGAATATTTTAGATGAGATTATGAAAATATAA
- a CDS encoding SulP family inorganic anion transporter: MFSLFFKQPASYKDDILSGITVALALVPEAVAFAFVAGVSPIMGLYSAFMIGLITAIFGGRPGMISGATGAMAVVVVALVAMHGEQYLFAAVILAGLIQVLVGLLRLGKFIRIVPHPVMLGFVNGLAIVIFMAQFESFKILGSDGFKHWITGPNLGIMLGLVALTMGIIFFLPKLTRAVPASLVAILVVTGIGIGINTFQPFGNDIKANTVYDVLNDSVKAQSVVLAQREIKEEAEQIAYEQGHQAAEGKDVLTQEHIAAAIASTPEQKIKGGLPTLVIPKILPDGIFTFAGLWAAILIILPYSLILAGVGLIESLMTLSLIDEITETRGRGNKECVGQGLANVVCGFFGGMGGCAMIGQSLINVNSGGKGRLSGVVAAVGLLCIVLFLGPWIEMIPIAALVGVMFMVVVGTFEWASLKMFKKIPHEDLFVIILVAGYTAIMHDLATAVILGVVVSALVFAWKHATNVGADVKFDEVGQKIYQMHGPVFFGSVHSFRTMFDPKDDPRVTIIDFYYSRVYDQSGMEAIHKLAERYRSEGKVLHLRHLSDECQALLSKAGDLVDVDVSNDPHYHVATDRLG; this comes from the coding sequence ATGTTCAGTTTATTCTTTAAACAACCAGCGTCCTACAAAGACGACATCCTCTCTGGCATCACCGTCGCACTGGCGCTCGTGCCTGAGGCTGTGGCATTTGCTTTTGTCGCGGGTGTCTCGCCAATCATGGGCCTCTATTCCGCATTCATGATTGGCCTCATCACTGCCATTTTCGGTGGCCGCCCTGGCATGATCTCTGGCGCCACCGGTGCCATGGCTGTGGTTGTTGTCGCTCTGGTCGCTATGCATGGCGAGCAATATCTCTTTGCTGCGGTCATTCTCGCAGGTCTAATTCAAGTGCTTGTTGGGCTATTGCGTCTCGGTAAGTTCATCCGAATCGTGCCGCACCCTGTCATGCTTGGATTCGTGAATGGTCTTGCCATTGTTATCTTCATGGCTCAGTTCGAATCCTTCAAAATCCTCGGCTCCGATGGATTCAAACACTGGATCACCGGCCCGAACCTCGGCATCATGCTGGGCTTGGTCGCGCTCACGATGGGCATTATCTTCTTCCTTCCCAAGCTCACCCGAGCAGTTCCCGCCTCGCTTGTCGCGATCCTCGTCGTGACCGGCATCGGTATTGGCATCAACACTTTCCAGCCATTCGGTAACGATATCAAAGCCAATACCGTCTATGATGTACTCAACGATTCGGTCAAAGCACAATCTGTAGTCCTCGCGCAACGCGAAATCAAAGAAGAAGCTGAACAGATTGCCTACGAGCAAGGGCATCAAGCCGCTGAAGGCAAGGACGTTTTGACTCAAGAACATATCGCCGCCGCGATTGCCAGTACCCCAGAACAGAAAATCAAAGGCGGGCTCCCCACACTTGTCATCCCAAAAATTTTGCCTGACGGTATCTTTACCTTTGCCGGCCTTTGGGCTGCAATCCTCATCATCCTCCCGTACTCACTCATCCTCGCAGGTGTCGGCCTCATCGAATCGCTCATGACCTTATCACTCATCGATGAGATCACCGAAACGCGTGGCCGCGGTAATAAGGAATGCGTCGGGCAGGGGCTCGCCAACGTTGTCTGCGGATTCTTCGGCGGTATGGGCGGTTGTGCCATGATCGGCCAGAGCCTTATCAACGTAAACTCCGGTGGTAAAGGTCGTCTTTCCGGCGTCGTTGCCGCCGTCGGACTCCTCTGTATTGTTCTTTTCCTTGGCCCATGGATTGAAATGATCCCGATCGCAGCTCTCGTCGGTGTCATGTTCATGGTCGTTGTCGGAACTTTCGAATGGGCATCGCTCAAGATGTTCAAGAAAATCCCGCATGAAGATCTCTTTGTCATCATTCTTGTTGCGGGCTATACCGCCATCATGCACGACCTCGCCACCGCCGTCATTTTAGGTGTTGTCGTCTCAGCCCTCGTCTTCGCATGGAAGCACGCAACCAACGTTGGAGCCGATGTGAAGTTTGATGAAGTGGGACAAAAAATCTACCAAATGCACGGCCCCGTTTTCTTCGGCTCAGTTCACTCATTCCGAACCATGTTCGATCCCAAAGACGATCCCCGTGTTACCATCATCGACTTCTATTACTCGCGCGTCTACGACCAATCCGGTATGGAAGCAATCCACAAACTCGCCGAACGCTATCGTTCAGAAGGTAAAGTCCTTCACCTGCGTCACCTCAGTGATGAATGTCAGGCGCTCCTCAGTAAAGCCGGTGATCTTGTCGATGTGGATGTCTCAAATGACCCACATTACCACGTTGCCACCGATCGCCTAGGCTAG
- a CDS encoding amino acid kinase family protein, producing the protein MSCKDVHVLKVGGSLLDFPQLLHVLEQFIATTNDTNFLLVVGGARSADAVRIIDKNFGLDEQRAHWLAVRGMSLNAYLLAEILNNAILVHNINECAPVWQNNRLAIVEPIAWLEYEEIHGFPVEHCWQFTSDSISAHIAAQLNAPRLTLLKSTLPDEPLGCPEAAAAIGLVDGKFPEAIRNLQSVTLINARDASLPAMPLETQIQIHA; encoded by the coding sequence ATGAGTTGTAAAGATGTACACGTTCTCAAAGTCGGCGGAAGTCTTCTTGATTTTCCCCAACTACTCCATGTGCTCGAACAATTCATCGCAACGACGAACGATACGAACTTCCTTCTCGTCGTTGGCGGCGCGCGTTCCGCAGACGCAGTCCGAATCATCGACAAAAACTTCGGCCTCGACGAGCAACGTGCCCACTGGCTTGCTGTCCGAGGCATGTCCCTCAACGCCTACCTGCTCGCAGAAATCCTGAATAACGCCATCCTTGTTCACAACATCAATGAATGCGCCCCTGTTTGGCAGAACAATCGTCTCGCCATCGTTGAGCCTATTGCTTGGTTAGAGTACGAAGAAATCCACGGCTTCCCTGTCGAACATTGTTGGCAATTCACCAGCGATTCCATCTCAGCTCATATCGCAGCTCAACTAAATGCCCCGCGTCTCACCCTCCTCAAATCAACGCTCCCCGACGAACCGCTCGGCTGCCCCGAAGCTGCCGCCGCCATCGGCCTCGTTGATGGCAAGTTCCCCGAGGCTATCCGTAACCTTCAGTCCGTCACACTCATCAACGCCCGCGATGCATCTCTCCCCGCCATGCCCCTCGAAACACAAATTCAGATCCACGCTTAA